GGATGAGTACTCAGCTCGCCGACGGCGACACGGTCGCATTCCTCAAGGCCGCGGCTGGGGGCTGAGCGGCCGGCGGCACCGTAAAATAGAAGGTCGCGCCCTGCTCCACCGCGCCCTCGGCCCACACCCGCCCGCCGTGGCGATGGATGATGCGCTGCACCGTGGCCAGCCCGATGCCGGCGCCTTCGAACTCCTCTTTCGCGTGCAGCCGCTGGAAGGCGCCGAACAGTTTGTCGACGTACGCCATGTCGAAGCCGGCGCCATCGTCGCGCACAAAGAACACCGGCTGCCCGTTCGTCTTGGCGCAGCCAAACTCGATCCGTGCCGTGGCGTGCTTGCTGGTGTACTTCCAGGCGTTCCGCAGTAGGTTGTCCACCACTGCCCGCAGCAACCCGGGGTCCCCGTGCGCCCGCACGCCCGGTGCAATGATGAACTCGACGGCTCGGCTCGGATCCGCGGCTCGCAGCTCGGCGGCGACCGTCTGCGCCAGCGCGCTGAGGTCCACCTCCCGCTGCTGCATCTCGGCGCGGGTCACCCGCGACAAGCCCAGCAAGGCCTCGATCAGCTGCGCCATGTGACTGGTGCCCTCCCGCACCCGCTGCAGATAATGCTGCCCCTGCGCGTCGAGTTGCTCGGTGTAGCGGCCCAGCAGCAGGGCGCTGAAGCCGTCGATCGCCCGCAGCGGCGCCTGCAGGTCGTGCGAGACGGAGTAGCTGAACGCTCCCAGCTCTGCGTTCGCCGCTTCGAGCTGCGCCGTGCGCTCCCGGACGCGTTGTTCCAGCTCGGCATTCAGCGTACGAATCTCTTCCGCCGCCCGCTTGCCTTCAGTGATGTTGTCGAACACGGCAACAAAGTATCCCTTTTCCGCCCCATAGACCGAGATCGACAGGCACGCCGCCAACGGCTCCAAATAAAGCTCAAACCGCTCCGGCTGTCCGGTCAAAGCTACCCGCCCGTAAATTTCGAACGCCTCCGGGTTGGACTCTCTGATGCCCGGGATGACCTCGGTGACTCTTCTCCCAACGACGTTCCTCAATCCGGTCAGCCTCTCGAAGGCGTCGTTGACATCGAGATAGATGAAGTCCAGCGGCTGGTCGTGATCAAAGATCATCTGGCAATACGCGAAGCCATCAAGCATGTTTTCGAACAGCGAGCGATAACGCGCTTCGCTCTCCCGCAGCGCCTCCTCCGCCCGCTTGCGTTCAGTGATGTCGCGGATGATGGCTTGGTGATAGGTTGTCCCCCCGATCTCCACCGCGCGCATGCTGCTTTCGACGGGAAACGTGGAACCATCTTTGCGCTGGTGTACGGTCTCAAGGACGATGCCATCCTCGGACCTCATCTGGCGGGTCTGCTGGTCGAGATCCGAGCGGGTTTCCGGCGCGCGCAAATCCCACGCGTTCAAGCGCTGGAACTCTTCCAACGAATAGCCATAGGCCTGGAGCGCGCGGTCGTTGGCTTCCAGGATTCTCCAGTCCTGGTCAGCCAACAGGATAATGTCATTGGCGTGCTTGGTCAGATACAGGAAGCGCTCGGCGAGCGCCTGGCGCTGGCGTTCGGTAGTCAGTTGTCTCTGCAACCATTGAGCGTCGCGTTGACGCCCCAGCAGACTCACGCCCAGTGCCGTCGCGAGAAGCAGGGCGAAGAGAAGAAGTCCTGTTGTCCAGGCCCGTTCGCGCAGTGGCGCATAGATCTCCTCCTGGT
This Candidatus Binatia bacterium DNA region includes the following protein-coding sequences:
- a CDS encoding PAS domain S-box protein — translated: IGAKPDAALAEGVLLLRIDPHEFLYPLVQSWLTPSRTAETLILRREGNDVVYLNDLRHRSHVALSFRLPIDQRLDLPAAMAVMGREGVVEGTDYRSVPVLAALRRIPGTPWFMVAKVDQEEIYAPLRERAWTTGLLLFALLLATALGVSLLGRQRDAQWLQRQLTTERQRQALAERFLYLTKHANDIILLADQDWRILEANDRALQAYGYSLEEFQRLNAWDLRAPETRSDLDQQTRQMRSEDGIVLETVHQRKDGSTFPVESSMRAVEIGGTTYHQAIIRDITERKRAEEALRESEARYRSLFENMLDGFAYCQMIFDHDQPLDFIYLDVNDAFERLTGLRNVVGRRVTEVIPGIRESNPEAFEIYGRVALTGQPERFELYLEPLAACLSISVYGAEKGYFVAVFDNITEGKRAAEEIRTLNAELEQRVRERTAQLEAANAELGAFSYSVSHDLQAPLRAIDGFSALLLGRYTEQLDAQGQHYLQRVREGTSHMAQLIEALLGLSRVTRAEMQQREVDLSALAQTVAAELRAADPSRAVEFIIAPGVRAHGDPGLLRAVVDNLLRNAWKYTSKHATARIEFGCAKTNGQPVFFVRDDGAGFDMAYVDKLFGAFQRLHAKEEFEGAGIGLATVQRIIHRHGGRVWAEGAVEQGATFYFTVPPAAQPPAAALRNATVSPSAS